The window ACATATTACCAAACTTCAACTATCCTGCAATGTTAGCTCAATAATATTAATAGAGCATCTCACTGATTTCTAAAATCAAACTTATCATCGGGCACGTCTAACGAATGTCCATTTATTACTACTGTATCATTGTCTGTCCATTTAATCGTTGCTTCCGATTCACGGTAATTCCAATAAACATTTTTAGTATTATTCCCTTTGTTATTGAATACTAACTCCCCACGAACAGCATAGGCAGTTGTAGCTCCCCCATTGGTAACATATGCTTTTAACGTGTATTCCCCTGTAGGTGATTTCTCTTCTGTGAGGTACTCTCCTGTCGGTAAACGGTTCATACTAATATCCCGCTATTTCTCCCAAAGTTCGACCAGTCGACCTTCAGGATCTTTAATCCAAATAAACGTTCCAAATTCACTAATCTCTTTTTCCTTTTCAAGAGGTACACCAATATGTTCAAGATGCCTGATAGTCTCGTTTAGATCATGTACTTGGAAATTTAACATCACTTGTTGTTCTGTTGGAAAATAGCTGTCATTCTCGGTAAAGAAAGAAAAGATAGTCTCATTTCCTAATTGGGGTTTAATCACAGTCCCATTCCAATTTTCTAAATCAATCTTCAACACTTCACCGTACCACTGTTTTACAATATCAATATTCTTAGTTCTCCAAAATATTCCTCCAAAACCTTTTATCATCGTATCTAACTCCTGTCTGTCTTATATTTTTTAAGTTTAATGTTAAGTTCCTACTTCAACGATACCTCTGCATGAAGATAAAATAGGGTTAATTACTACTTGGATCAACGACTTCGTTAGTTAAGAACAATGGATAGACTTCACGCAAATA is drawn from Solibacillus sp. R5-41 and contains these coding sequences:
- a CDS encoding VOC family protein, whose protein sequence is MIKGFGGIFWRTKNIDIVKQWYGEVLKIDLENWNGTVIKPQLGNETIFSFFTENDSYFPTEQQVMLNFQVHDLNETIRHLEHIGVPLEKEKEISEFGTFIWIKDPEGRLVELWEK